In one window of Acidobacteriota bacterium DNA:
- a CDS encoding tetratricopeptide repeat protein, protein MRLVSKIMVATLVVGSLVLIVPDTEAQMARISGKVVDPEGNPIPGVTVTVTTPDSEKFEVVKKTNKKGALTLSFGNIEWRYEIRLEKDGYQTKVEQPRLTAGGTIMAQWILAPNSAAQAEADAEATGGGSGGDKVVRTFNEGVEAQRLGDLDLAEQKYRAAAEMKPEMAAPHTALAAVAALREDWATSAAEAEAAIALDPEDVRAMQIRFDAYRNLGDEAKADEAAAALREVGNLDAAAKRIFNEGVDAYTAGDVSTAQSKFQQVIDLSPELVAAYIALAQISLTQGSPAESLAMAKSALELEPDDVRALRIGFDAARLAGDTTTSGQMLSRLVELDPEWVTTVVYDHAVQLFDNNQLEAAVFELNYVLQADPDMARAHFMLGVALYNSGNVEEGGSHLRKFIELAPDDPDVEIAKGLLSYQQ, encoded by the coding sequence ATGAGACTCGTTTCAAAAATTATGGTTGCGACCCTGGTGGTCGGGTCACTCGTTCTCATCGTGCCCGACACCGAGGCGCAAATGGCGCGCATTTCCGGCAAAGTCGTTGATCCGGAAGGAAATCCGATTCCCGGCGTGACCGTCACGGTCACCACGCCGGACTCGGAGAAGTTCGAAGTAGTGAAGAAGACCAACAAGAAGGGCGCCTTGACGCTGTCCTTCGGCAACATAGAGTGGCGGTACGAGATTCGCCTAGAGAAGGATGGCTACCAGACGAAGGTCGAGCAACCCCGGCTCACTGCCGGCGGTACGATCATGGCGCAGTGGATATTGGCGCCGAATTCCGCTGCTCAGGCCGAGGCGGACGCCGAGGCTACGGGCGGCGGAAGTGGCGGCGACAAGGTGGTACGGACATTCAACGAGGGTGTCGAAGCGCAGCGTCTCGGAGATCTCGACCTGGCGGAGCAGAAGTACCGCGCGGCCGCCGAAATGAAGCCCGAAATGGCTGCGCCGCACACCGCACTGGCAGCGGTAGCGGCCCTGCGCGAAGACTGGGCGACGTCGGCCGCCGAGGCCGAAGCTGCGATCGCCCTCGACCCGGAGGATGTCCGCGCGATGCAGATACGTTTCGACGCTTATCGAAACCTCGGCGACGAGGCCAAGGCGGATGAGGCCGCAGCGGCGCTACGCGAGGTGGGAAATCTCGATGCGGCCGCGAAACGGATCTTCAACGAGGGAGTCGATGCCTACACGGCCGGCGATGTCTCGACCGCGCAATCGAAGTTTCAACAGGTGATCGACCTCTCTCCGGAATTGGTGGCCGCTTACATCGCGCTGGCTCAGATCAGTCTGACCCAGGGCAGTCCGGCTGAAAGTCTGGCCATGGCGAAGTCCGCCCTCGAACTCGAGCCGGACGATGTTCGTGCCCTCCGGATCGGGTTCGACGCTGCGCGGCTTGCCGGGGACACCACCACCTCGGGGCAGATGCTCAGCCGTCTGGTCGAGCTCGATCCCGAGTGGGTGACGACGGTGGTCTACGACCACGCGGTTCAGCTCTTCGACAATAACCAGCTAGAGGCGGCTGTTTTCGAGTTGAACTACGTCCTGCAGGCCGACCCCGACATGGCTCGTGCGCATTTCATGCTCGGAGTGGCGCTCTACAACTCGGGCAACGTCGAGGAGGGTGGATCGCACCTGCGGAAATTCATCGAACTCGCGCCCGATGATCCGGACGTCGAGATCGCGAAGGGCCTGCTCAGCTATCAGCAATAG
- a CDS encoding sulfatase-like hydrolase/transferase, which produces MAGKTSLVVISVDTLRSDHLPAYGYRGVETPAVDTLRSDGILFERAYTHVPLTLPAHVSLLTGTLPPTHGVRDNLGYPLDTTNTPLLQRTLKVAGYATGAGVSAFVLRRATGISEGFDFYDDGIELIPDPSKPGIQSAQRPGTETLEAVLPWLRSVADRPFFLFFHIFEPHTPYDPPPKFAVRYESPYDGEVAAADAVVGQLIDELRALGAYDETLIVFLSDHGEGLGDHGEDEHGVFLYRSTLQVPLILKMPDSERAGDTISHPVQLIDLYPTLTGILGLPDDARLEGASLFSEERAGLPQPSIYAETLYPRLHFGWSDLKALVVGSHHFIDAPRPELYDLLSDPDERLNLVQSKPEMVADLRATMSAYDREVAAPQSTDAQTQRRLQALGYIGETTLITDNETLPDPKDRITVLAEIRHAHRLFADGNLVSAVPAFRRIVDREPGIEDAWEYLALAQLGQGLAEDAAATYRDALDKVPYSKRLSLSAAALFYRLGRVDEAAALARHSLSYDPSAAHSLLAQIALLHGDLDQAESEARAALAVPGDRRPESRLVMADILIAQGEPREAADFLSQALHEGIKSDSLCSKLAMVYLRLGEPDRAEQVLRGFEDSNDPGILLAIGKAAMSRRNWSEARLWVERALLEAPNDAVLKLNLGIIAMAQGQLPEAKTCLEESVAGRPASFDAWNALGSVNARLGDYDQAIAAWERAQELDPEVLDVLYNLGVAHAQAGRPLQANSFLDDYVARAQPGSQRDRAIALAQQLRSQAR; this is translated from the coding sequence GTGGCCGGAAAAACCTCACTCGTCGTGATTTCGGTAGATACCCTGCGATCCGATCATTTGCCTGCCTACGGCTATCGCGGTGTAGAAACTCCGGCGGTTGACACACTGCGCTCCGATGGGATCCTTTTCGAACGTGCCTACACCCACGTCCCTCTGACCCTGCCTGCCCACGTCTCGTTGCTGACCGGGACACTGCCGCCGACTCACGGGGTGCGGGATAATCTCGGCTACCCGCTGGATACAACCAACACCCCTCTCCTCCAAAGGACGCTGAAGGTGGCGGGCTATGCGACAGGCGCAGGCGTGTCAGCTTTCGTCCTCCGGCGGGCCACAGGGATCAGTGAAGGCTTCGATTTCTACGACGACGGCATCGAGCTCATCCCGGATCCGAGCAAGCCGGGGATCCAGTCGGCCCAGCGCCCCGGAACCGAGACCCTCGAGGCGGTGCTGCCATGGCTGCGATCGGTTGCCGACCGACCATTCTTCCTCTTTTTCCACATCTTCGAACCCCACACCCCTTATGACCCTCCTCCCAAGTTCGCGGTTCGCTATGAATCTCCCTACGACGGTGAGGTGGCGGCGGCAGATGCAGTGGTCGGCCAGTTGATCGATGAGCTGCGTGCACTCGGTGCGTACGACGAGACCTTGATCGTCTTTCTCTCCGATCACGGCGAAGGCCTCGGCGATCACGGCGAAGACGAGCACGGAGTGTTTCTCTATCGCTCGACGCTGCAAGTGCCGCTGATCCTCAAGATGCCGGATTCGGAACGAGCCGGTGACACGATCAGCCACCCGGTGCAATTGATCGACCTGTATCCGACGCTGACCGGAATTCTCGGATTGCCGGACGATGCCCGGCTCGAGGGCGCTTCGCTGTTCTCCGAGGAGAGAGCTGGTCTTCCGCAACCTTCGATCTATGCCGAGACGCTCTACCCTCGCCTCCATTTCGGGTGGAGTGATCTCAAGGCACTCGTCGTCGGCAGCCACCATTTCATTGACGCGCCGCGGCCGGAGCTCTATGACCTCCTCTCGGATCCTGACGAAAGGCTGAACCTCGTGCAATCGAAGCCCGAAATGGTGGCGGATCTCCGGGCAACGATGAGCGCTTATGACCGGGAGGTGGCAGCGCCCCAGTCGACCGACGCCCAGACTCAACGACGGCTCCAGGCGCTCGGGTATATCGGCGAAACGACGCTGATCACCGACAACGAAACGCTCCCAGACCCGAAAGACCGGATCACTGTACTCGCGGAAATTCGTCACGCGCACCGCCTCTTCGCTGATGGGAACCTCGTGTCGGCGGTGCCGGCGTTTCGTCGTATCGTCGACAGAGAGCCGGGAATCGAGGACGCGTGGGAATATCTCGCGCTTGCACAACTCGGTCAGGGCCTTGCAGAAGACGCGGCAGCGACCTATCGCGACGCTCTCGACAAGGTGCCGTACTCGAAGAGACTGTCGTTGAGTGCGGCGGCACTTTTCTACCGCCTAGGTCGTGTCGACGAGGCGGCAGCTCTCGCCCGACATTCCCTGTCGTATGACCCCTCGGCCGCCCACTCGCTGCTCGCCCAGATCGCGCTGTTGCACGGTGATCTCGATCAAGCCGAGAGCGAAGCACGCGCCGCCCTAGCGGTTCCCGGGGATCGGCGTCCAGAATCACGACTCGTCATGGCCGACATTCTAATTGCACAGGGCGAGCCGCGAGAGGCTGCAGATTTCCTCTCACAAGCGTTGCACGAGGGGATCAAAAGTGACTCGCTGTGCTCGAAGCTCGCCATGGTCTATTTGAGGCTCGGTGAGCCTGACCGAGCGGAACAGGTCCTCAGAGGATTCGAGGATTCGAATGACCCGGGAATACTGCTGGCGATCGGCAAGGCGGCGATGTCGCGCCGGAACTGGAGCGAGGCGCGGCTGTGGGTGGAGCGCGCCCTCCTCGAGGCGCCGAACGACGCGGTGTTGAAGCTCAACCTCGGCATCATCGCCATGGCCCAGGGGCAGCTGCCCGAGGCAAAGACATGCCTTGAAGAGTCGGTTGCCGGCAGACCCGCCTCTTTTGATGCCTGGAACGCGCTGGGCTCGGTCAACGCGCGCCTCGGCGATTACGATCAGGCGATTGCGGCCTGGGAGCGCGCACAGGAGCTCGATCCCGAGGTCCTCGATGTGCTGTACAACCTCGGCGTCGCCCACGCCCAAGCCGGTCGGCCCTTGCAGGCAAACAGTTTTCTCGACGACTACGTCGCCCGTGCACAGCCGGGATCGCAGCGTGATCGCGCGATCGCCCTGGCGCAGCAGCTCCGCAGCCAAGCCCGATAG
- a CDS encoding sulfatase-like hydrolase/transferase: protein MYSFPESARRRRRRRPWVAAAAVLYLICWVACSPRDAERPELALDFDATNRPSVLLITLDTTRADHLEPYGVEDVETPALSRLAAEGVVFEHAMATSPVTAPAHASLLTGLYPPHHGVRNNSTHYLPEEIPTLAEWLSEAGYRTAAFVSTVILEARYGLDQGFGVYDDEIRSAVAGDERRMTVERPAGATTDRALAWLDTLGSNESFFLWVHYYDPHIPYSPPSPWAERYPNRGYDGEIAYTDSQIARLLQHPRAMTDDVIVMAIGDHGESLGEHGEKTHGLLVYESTIRVPWILRIPGLPGGLHIESPISQVDMVPTIVELAALDTKSKLEALDGQSLVPLFRGHDLSRRRLLFAETEVPFFAYGWSPLRSVREGAVKFIDAPVPELYDLERDPAELSNLAAERSRDVQRLAAEAEAWTERRDDTGSTVSVDLETAEMLRALGYSAGDPGRPEGEGRGNPVELMPVHDELQRVRELLVSGQPREAVSRAQGALTIDPENLAALQDLSRGFALLGRLDEAAEVAAKASAVAPWSAQAAMVEADVEFQRGRYLRALEIIDRALELDERFVEARLDRTRYLAALGRTAEASAELERLLAEYPDNSWVEFRYAEIVEVAEGNLEAAEKRLREILNRNPKFTEAWLLLGTTYARTGRTSAAIAVYREAIDNGATRSEIMTRLALLLAERSDPEAESALHAAIDSNPVVRADLHVALGELLATQGRNQEARQQFQLAADAPPLSVGTRNSTAVALLQLGRPHEAEAIWRELIRDHPEFGRAWLNLATLAIQLQSWAEAERFARSAIDKEPRSAGAWNSLAIALEELGRGNEAESAYRRSAEIDSRDWRALFNLGIYYRKNARYEEAASVQREVLARNPKHAGAHFELGILYAGPLGDPEQAKVHLRATIAADPNHPRARQARIVLDQLQ, encoded by the coding sequence ATGTATTCATTTCCGGAGTCCGCTCGTAGGAGACGAAGGCGACGGCCATGGGTGGCGGCGGCGGCCGTGCTGTACCTCATCTGTTGGGTGGCGTGTTCGCCTCGTGATGCCGAGCGGCCGGAGCTCGCTCTTGATTTCGACGCCACGAATCGCCCCTCTGTACTGCTCATTACGCTCGACACGACCCGGGCGGACCATCTCGAACCGTATGGAGTAGAAGACGTTGAAACTCCTGCGCTTTCACGGCTCGCTGCGGAAGGGGTCGTCTTCGAGCACGCAATGGCGACCTCTCCGGTGACGGCGCCGGCTCACGCTTCGCTGCTCACCGGCCTGTATCCCCCACACCACGGCGTCCGTAACAACTCCACGCATTATCTGCCTGAAGAGATTCCAACGCTTGCCGAGTGGCTCTCCGAGGCCGGCTATCGAACTGCCGCCTTCGTGTCGACCGTCATATTGGAGGCTCGCTACGGCCTCGATCAGGGATTCGGGGTGTACGACGACGAAATCCGATCCGCGGTCGCCGGCGATGAACGGCGGATGACAGTCGAGCGCCCGGCCGGGGCGACGACGGATCGCGCCCTCGCCTGGCTCGATACACTCGGCAGCAACGAGTCGTTCTTTCTATGGGTCCACTATTACGACCCACACATCCCATACTCGCCGCCCTCGCCGTGGGCCGAACGATACCCGAACCGGGGCTACGACGGTGAGATCGCCTACACGGACTCGCAGATCGCCCGTCTGCTACAACACCCCCGAGCCATGACCGACGACGTCATCGTGATGGCGATCGGCGACCACGGCGAGAGCCTTGGCGAGCACGGCGAAAAGACCCACGGCCTCTTGGTCTACGAATCGACGATCCGCGTGCCTTGGATCCTACGAATTCCGGGCTTACCCGGTGGTCTTCACATAGAGTCACCGATCAGCCAGGTCGACATGGTGCCGACAATCGTCGAGCTGGCGGCCCTTGACACGAAATCAAAGCTCGAGGCACTCGACGGGCAAAGCCTGGTGCCGCTGTTCCGAGGCCACGATCTGTCACGTCGGCGGCTCCTCTTTGCCGAGACCGAGGTGCCGTTTTTCGCCTACGGATGGTCGCCTCTTCGAAGCGTGCGCGAGGGCGCCGTCAAGTTTATCGACGCGCCGGTTCCGGAACTTTACGACCTCGAGCGAGATCCCGCGGAATTGTCCAATCTGGCCGCCGAGCGCAGCCGTGACGTCCAACGATTGGCCGCCGAGGCCGAAGCCTGGACAGAGCGGCGCGACGATACCGGCAGCACAGTCAGTGTCGACCTTGAGACTGCTGAAATGCTCCGAGCTCTCGGATACTCCGCCGGCGATCCAGGGCGCCCGGAGGGTGAGGGTCGCGGCAACCCCGTCGAGCTGATGCCGGTTCACGATGAGTTGCAGAGAGTCCGCGAGCTGTTGGTGTCCGGCCAACCTCGAGAGGCCGTCAGCCGTGCGCAAGGCGCTCTCACCATAGATCCCGAGAACCTCGCCGCGCTGCAAGATCTGAGTCGCGGATTCGCCCTGCTGGGGCGCCTCGACGAGGCCGCCGAGGTGGCCGCGAAAGCCAGCGCCGTGGCGCCTTGGAGCGCCCAGGCCGCAATGGTCGAGGCGGATGTCGAGTTCCAACGCGGCCGATACCTACGAGCGCTCGAGATCATCGATCGCGCCCTCGAGCTCGATGAGCGCTTCGTGGAGGCGCGCCTGGACCGAACTCGCTACCTCGCCGCCCTTGGTAGAACCGCAGAGGCGTCAGCAGAGCTCGAACGGCTGCTGGCGGAGTATCCCGATAACAGCTGGGTCGAGTTTCGCTACGCGGAGATCGTCGAGGTCGCGGAGGGGAACCTCGAGGCCGCGGAAAAGCGGCTGCGGGAAATCCTCAACCGGAACCCGAAATTCACAGAGGCCTGGCTGCTGCTCGGCACGACCTACGCTCGAACTGGACGGACCTCTGCAGCGATCGCGGTCTATCGCGAAGCGATCGACAATGGCGCCACTCGCTCAGAAATCATGACCCGCCTCGCCCTACTGCTTGCAGAACGCTCCGATCCAGAAGCCGAGTCGGCCCTCCATGCTGCAATTGACTCGAACCCGGTAGTGCGGGCCGATCTGCATGTCGCTCTCGGCGAGCTGTTGGCCACGCAGGGTCGTAATCAGGAAGCAAGGCAACAGTTCCAGCTCGCGGCGGATGCGCCACCCCTCTCCGTTGGTACCCGCAACTCGACGGCGGTAGCTCTGTTGCAGCTCGGACGACCGCACGAAGCGGAAGCTATCTGGCGCGAGTTGATCCGGGACCACCCCGAGTTCGGGCGTGCGTGGCTCAACCTGGCAACGCTCGCGATCCAACTCCAATCGTGGGCGGAGGCCGAGCGTTTCGCACGGTCCGCTATCGATAAGGAGCCGAGGTCCGCTGGAGCATGGAACAGTCTCGCCATCGCGCTCGAGGAGCTCGGTCGCGGAAACGAGGCGGAGAGTGCTTATCGTCGCTCCGCCGAGATCGACAGCAGAGATTGGCGAGCTCTCTTCAACCTCGGGATTTATTACCGCAAGAACGCCCGTTATGAAGAAGCGGCGTCGGTCCAACGGGAGGTGTTGGCTCGAAATCCGAAGCACGCCGGCGCACACTTCGAGCTCGGCATCCTCTACGCCGGTCCCCTCGGAGATCCCGAGCAGGCGAAAGTACATCTGCGGGCGACGATCGCCGCCGACCCCAATCATCCGAGGGCGCGGCAGGCACGCATCGTCCTTGACCAGCTCCAATGA
- a CDS encoding sulfatase-like hydrolase/transferase, with the protein MNALNPERRFAKPRLLCVWIAIVTTIGFVACTNKEPLTARDRSLNLLVITLDTIRADRLGAYGNTRVRTDFIDELAEKGVLFESCVAPTPLTLPSHTSLFTGTYPVWHGVRDNGNYVVPEELTTMAELAHTAGYRTGAFVGAFVLSSRWGLDQGFASYTEPTGGYDPALVSFAQIQRPANEVVDDAIEWLRTDSEQPFFAWVHLYDPHLPYDPPPEFAREYAGDPYLGEVAFADSQLGRLRAFLESSKLAARTLIVFAGDHGEGLGDHGEFDHGLLLYQTTTRVPLVIVHPSMRSGGVRRPEVVSLVDILPTVADAVGFPLPESVQGQSLWPLIGGGGVFEEKPAYAETRYPKLHFGWSPLTALQDRRFQLIQSSDPELYNLERDPLQEHNLFDVHSDVAERMARELEALTVGLGQGALDASSAPDAETIAKLAALGYVAGKIEPGDEQSTEDLPSPRSMLWLYNSLMEASSAVSAGDDAEGEQKLLEILGVDDSLVDAWVELGRLYRRQGRLAESLSALRRAHAERPLDPSLVSKLANALISSHQFTQAEQLLTAAREKHPEDPYIVFALARMLEASGRFAESEAMFRRVLTLDPRSAPSHVRLASLALRRGDLVSAGVEVDTALRLDPRVAEASLVRGQLLERQNRFEEAAQAYRKELSSSPNSLPAAIALSRLEGRLGRSAEQERVLRDAIQENPKSPGPYLVLALTFLQRGERYEEAVELAELGLQQGPKGQELQMAYVLLANLHNRLGDGERASEYARLAADAAKGQGG; encoded by the coding sequence ATGAACGCTCTGAATCCTGAGCGCCGTTTCGCGAAACCAAGACTACTCTGCGTGTGGATCGCAATCGTCACTACTATCGGTTTTGTTGCGTGCACCAATAAGGAACCCTTGACAGCTCGTGATCGAAGCCTCAACCTGCTCGTGATTACCCTCGACACAATCCGGGCGGACCGACTCGGAGCCTACGGAAACACGCGCGTCCGAACCGATTTCATCGACGAACTCGCCGAAAAGGGCGTCCTCTTCGAAAGCTGCGTCGCGCCGACACCGCTGACACTCCCGTCGCACACCTCGCTCTTTACCGGCACATATCCCGTCTGGCACGGTGTTCGCGACAACGGCAACTACGTAGTTCCGGAAGAGCTGACGACGATGGCGGAGCTCGCGCACACCGCGGGCTACCGCACCGGTGCCTTCGTCGGTGCCTTCGTTCTCTCCTCACGGTGGGGTCTCGATCAGGGCTTCGCCAGCTACACCGAACCCACGGGTGGATACGATCCCGCGTTGGTCTCTTTCGCGCAGATCCAACGGCCCGCTAATGAAGTCGTGGACGACGCGATCGAGTGGCTCCGCACAGACTCGGAGCAACCGTTCTTCGCCTGGGTCCATCTCTACGATCCCCACCTCCCGTACGACCCTCCGCCGGAGTTCGCGAGGGAATATGCCGGCGATCCCTATTTGGGCGAGGTGGCCTTCGCCGATTCGCAGCTCGGGCGTCTTCGGGCGTTTCTTGAATCGTCGAAACTCGCTGCTCGGACCCTGATCGTTTTTGCCGGAGACCACGGTGAGGGACTCGGCGACCATGGGGAGTTCGACCATGGGCTGCTTCTCTACCAGACCACCACCCGAGTTCCTCTGGTCATCGTCCACCCGTCGATGAGGTCGGGCGGCGTCAGGAGACCAGAGGTGGTGTCGCTGGTCGACATCCTGCCCACGGTCGCCGACGCAGTGGGCTTCCCGCTCCCCGAGAGCGTCCAGGGTCAGAGCCTATGGCCGCTGATTGGCGGCGGCGGTGTGTTCGAGGAAAAACCGGCGTATGCCGAAACCCGTTACCCGAAGCTCCACTTCGGCTGGAGTCCGCTGACGGCGCTTCAGGATCGACGTTTTCAACTCATCCAATCATCGGATCCGGAGCTGTATAACCTCGAGCGCGATCCCTTGCAGGAACACAACCTCTTCGACGTCCACTCCGATGTCGCAGAGCGTATGGCTCGCGAGCTGGAGGCGCTGACTGTCGGTCTCGGACAGGGAGCGCTGGACGCCTCGAGCGCGCCTGACGCCGAGACCATCGCCAAGCTGGCGGCGCTCGGATACGTGGCGGGCAAGATAGAGCCTGGTGACGAACAGTCCACCGAGGACCTCCCGAGCCCACGAAGCATGCTGTGGTTGTATAACAGCCTCATGGAGGCGAGCAGCGCAGTCTCCGCTGGTGACGACGCCGAGGGGGAGCAGAAGCTCCTCGAGATTCTCGGCGTCGACGACTCGCTCGTCGACGCCTGGGTGGAGCTCGGAAGGCTCTACCGGCGTCAGGGCAGATTGGCCGAGTCCCTCTCAGCCCTGCGCCGTGCACACGCCGAGAGACCCCTCGATCCCTCCCTCGTGTCAAAGCTCGCGAATGCGCTGATATCGAGTCACCAGTTCACGCAAGCAGAACAACTGCTGACGGCCGCGCGGGAGAAGCACCCCGAGGACCCGTACATCGTCTTCGCCCTCGCTAGAATGTTGGAGGCCAGCGGCCGTTTTGCCGAATCGGAAGCGATGTTTCGAAGGGTCCTGACCCTCGACCCGCGATCGGCACCCTCCCACGTCCGACTGGCCTCGCTCGCCCTGCGTCGGGGCGACCTCGTCTCGGCCGGCGTTGAAGTGGACACGGCGTTGCGACTCGACCCACGAGTCGCCGAAGCGAGCCTGGTGAGGGGCCAGCTTCTGGAGCGTCAGAATCGTTTCGAGGAAGCTGCGCAAGCCTATCGAAAAGAGCTCAGCTCCTCACCGAACAGCCTTCCGGCGGCGATCGCCTTGAGCCGCCTCGAAGGCCGACTCGGCCGCTCGGCTGAGCAGGAGCGGGTACTTCGCGATGCGATCCAGGAAAACCCGAAGTCGCCCGGCCCATATTTGGTGCTCGCGCTGACATTTCTTCAGCGCGGAGAACGCTATGAAGAGGCAGTCGAACTCGCCGAGCTCGGTTTGCAGCAGGGACCAAAGGGCCAGGAGCTGCAGATGGCTTACGTTCTACTCGCCAACCTCCACAATCGACTCGGTGACGGTGAGCGAGCATCCGAGTATGCTCGCCTCGCCGCCGACGCCGCCAAGGGCCAGGGTGGGTAG
- a CDS encoding MFS transporter: protein MEFKFLRQLPGTLYSAVVMELFERLAYYGMVMVLGIYVVDRLGVPADTYGVVYGLFTGALYFLPVLAGALADRFGYKPALTVAFATLTGGYFLLGSTTDFTIICAALGLIAIGGSIIKPTISGTVTRTTEEGSTRPVGFGLYYMMINAGGLIGPVVAAQVRNRTEFRYVFWVSAAACALMLVQAIVAYREPVPAEERASGKTLGDIVREILRVLANWRFVLLLVIFSGFWGMINVLFGFMPLYVETFTDLYAAEAAIDSIVPLTKVAGHWLNPEVLISLDALLIVLFQALIAYLTRRWPTLRTMLVGTSIATVSWVFPGMSPTATFISLGILVWSIGEMICSPRFFEYCGTVAPKDQVALYLGYSFFAIFIGNIYSGPWAGWLYERFIRIPHEAGVATQPWAFFGGVMLMGAFSIAGLTLYGFFVDPEKSRTE from the coding sequence ATGGAATTCAAATTCCTCCGTCAGCTTCCGGGCACACTCTATTCCGCAGTCGTGATGGAGCTCTTCGAGCGTCTCGCCTACTACGGCATGGTGATGGTGCTCGGCATCTATGTCGTCGATCGGCTCGGCGTGCCGGCAGACACCTACGGTGTGGTCTACGGCCTCTTCACCGGCGCCCTCTACTTCCTGCCCGTGCTTGCCGGCGCTCTCGCCGATCGGTTCGGGTACAAACCCGCCCTCACCGTCGCTTTCGCGACCCTTACCGGGGGTTATTTCCTCCTCGGCTCTACCACCGATTTCACGATCATCTGCGCCGCCCTCGGCCTCATCGCCATCGGCGGCTCGATCATCAAACCCACGATTTCTGGCACCGTCACCAGGACCACCGAGGAGGGCAGTACCCGACCAGTCGGGTTCGGCCTCTACTACATGATGATCAACGCCGGCGGTCTCATCGGCCCGGTGGTCGCAGCCCAGGTTCGCAACCGTACCGAGTTCCGCTACGTCTTCTGGGTCTCTGCAGCAGCCTGTGCGCTGATGTTGGTGCAGGCGATTGTGGCCTATCGGGAGCCGGTTCCGGCTGAAGAGAGGGCCTCCGGGAAGACCCTCGGCGACATTGTCCGCGAAATCCTCAGGGTGCTCGCCAACTGGCGCTTCGTCCTGCTTCTGGTGATCTTTTCCGGGTTTTGGGGCATGATCAACGTTCTGTTCGGCTTCATGCCCCTGTACGTGGAGACTTTCACCGATCTCTACGCCGCCGAGGCCGCCATCGACTCGATCGTGCCGCTCACAAAGGTGGCGGGCCACTGGCTCAACCCCGAGGTGCTGATCTCGCTCGACGCATTGCTGATCGTCCTATTCCAGGCCCTCATCGCCTATCTCACGCGCCGCTGGCCGACTCTGAGAACGATGCTGGTCGGCACCTCGATTGCAACCGTTTCCTGGGTCTTCCCGGGGATGTCGCCGACTGCGACTTTCATCTCTCTCGGAATTCTCGTCTGGTCAATCGGCGAGATGATCTGCTCGCCCAGGTTCTTCGAGTATTGCGGAACGGTCGCGCCAAAGGACCAGGTGGCGTTGTACCTGGGTTACTCCTTCTTCGCCATCTTCATCGGCAACATATATTCTGGTCCGTGGGCGGGCTGGCTGTACGAGCGTTTCATCCGAATTCCCCATGAGGCCGGCGTTGCCACTCAGCCGTGGGCCTTTTTCGGTGGGGTCATGTTGATGGGTGCCTTTTCTATCGCGGGTCTCACTCTGTACGGGTTTTTCGTCGACCCCGAGAAGAGCCGAACCGAATGA